The following coding sequences lie in one Pseudomonadota bacterium genomic window:
- a CDS encoding right-handed parallel beta-helix repeat-containing protein, whose product MKATFNFSKVFLFLSFAVWLSPIGSVEDAQGLDLATGGNIVDAGSYTSFSSAIDAIGGRRSTLLINNQTIVLEDKTVPQNVGLMFLNGGELDVRSGVKVAINGPLDAGLYQIFSGTGSVSIGQRSVKEVHPEWWGAVADNLTDAGPAIQKSIDASPEGSVIRFGGGTYLTSAKIVFGPDRSYIGDSHSGSGTVIKQMDSSNISGAIFVSSGWVKNGVFADNRVIFRDLLIHGNKENNKNAQTHGVLSMNYYSVFENITVFGTTGDGIRFTDQNSVGATIKKTAVGNKVIHCKFIKCGGSGIRGDDHGSILTDGYLIDNEIGSCGEYGIYIARGAGWKALGNYIYGAGLDGIFFGRGWNSQILGNTIDNFGLNSTGGVASGIVIGAISDNVPCLINDNIISLPRKIEGKIYRGISVTSGWGVTMAEVIVGNNIARFPGSGTFFGAGGNGGGSIHLTGNKVSGAEIAISRSGDKVLIVHSGNSFDLTFELFADGDSTPSVLNGAHFRVANRQETIITGFDDGFEGQRIMVVFDSAKTTLDFAQTSLRGNSGVAWVPNPGDFMECVFSGSVWNCFTGKSK is encoded by the coding sequence ATGAAAGCAACGTTCAATTTTTCCAAGGTTTTTCTCTTTCTTTCTTTTGCAGTCTGGCTCTCTCCGATCGGTTCCGTAGAGGATGCGCAGGGGCTTGATCTGGCGACTGGGGGCAATATAGTGGACGCGGGTAGTTATACCTCATTTTCCTCGGCAATTGACGCAATCGGCGGCAGAAGGTCGACCCTTCTTATCAATAATCAGACTATTGTTCTGGAAGACAAGACGGTTCCTCAAAATGTCGGGCTGATGTTCCTGAATGGTGGAGAACTCGATGTTCGTTCTGGAGTGAAGGTCGCTATCAATGGGCCTTTGGACGCTGGCCTTTACCAGATATTCAGCGGCACAGGTTCGGTCAGTATAGGTCAGAGGTCTGTAAAGGAAGTGCATCCTGAATGGTGGGGGGCGGTTGCCGATAATCTGACAGATGCAGGACCGGCGATTCAGAAATCCATCGATGCATCACCCGAAGGTTCTGTTATCAGATTTGGTGGTGGCACGTACCTGACGTCTGCCAAGATCGTATTTGGTCCCGATCGCTCTTATATTGGCGACTCCCACAGCGGAAGTGGCACCGTAATTAAACAGATGGACAGCTCGAATATCTCTGGGGCGATCTTCGTCTCCTCGGGCTGGGTGAAGAATGGGGTTTTTGCCGATAACAGGGTGATTTTCCGTGATCTCCTTATCCATGGCAACAAGGAAAACAACAAAAACGCCCAAACCCATGGTGTACTCAGTATGAACTATTATTCTGTTTTTGAAAATATTACGGTTTTCGGAACAACGGGTGACGGCATAAGATTTACAGACCAGAACAGTGTTGGAGCCACAATCAAGAAAACTGCAGTTGGCAATAAGGTCATCCATTGCAAGTTTATCAAATGCGGTGGCTCAGGCATCAGGGGAGATGACCACGGAAGTATTCTCACTGACGGCTACCTTATCGATAACGAAATCGGCTCCTGTGGCGAATACGGTATTTATATAGCCCGAGGCGCGGGCTGGAAGGCTCTGGGAAACTACATCTATGGAGCAGGTCTTGACGGGATATTTTTCGGTCGAGGGTGGAATAGTCAGATATTAGGTAACACGATAGATAACTTCGGGTTGAATTCTACCGGAGGAGTTGCCTCCGGTATAGTTATTGGCGCAATCAGCGACAATGTCCCATGTCTTATAAACGACAATATCATCAGCCTTCCCCGAAAGATTGAAGGTAAAATTTATCGAGGCATATCGGTGACTTCCGGCTGGGGGGTGACAATGGCTGAAGTAATTGTCGGGAATAACATAGCCAGATTCCCCGGATCCGGAACATTCTTTGGGGCAGGAGGCAATGGCGGAGGGTCTATCCATCTTACAGGCAACAAAGTGAGTGGCGCAGAGATCGCAATATCCAGATCGGGTGACAAAGTATTGATTGTTCATAGCGGCAACAGCTTTGACCTAACCTTTGAGTTGTTTGCTGACGGAGATTCAACTCCCAGCGTACTGAACGGAGCTCATTTCAGAGTTGCGAACAGGCAGGAGACAATAATCACCGGTTTTGACGACGGCTTTGAAGGGCAACGGATTATGGTTGTTTTCGACAGTGCGAAAACGACCTTGGATTTTGCGCAAACCTCATTAAGGGGTAACAGTGGCGTTGCCTGGGTGCCCAATCCCGGAGATTTCATGGAATGTGTTTTCAGCGGGTCAGTCTGGAACTGTTTTACTGGTAAAAGCAAATAA
- a CDS encoding sulfotransferase, which translates to MSADECKSGVLPNLLLGGPGRTGTTSLFAYLSSHPLVCGSQKKETGYFLNPLFNQPLAPIETYTKLFAGFTGQKYVLEATPAYLLGGRKVADAIKKVLGDFRVVFILRDPVERYISGYWHIRSKVLQDESLTCDDYLTRSLGVTIESLQGFDDLHYAILVEGKYADYLEQWYEVAGEDSIYIMFYDDLVRDQPETLRELLAWLHLPPEGIAERMPHSNKALQVRSSTMQQLARAIVKNGEPFLLRHPNLKRALSEIYYAVNSKGKRETCPPRIRSYLEDYYREPNRRLGVLLREKNTPQLPGWLVEY; encoded by the coding sequence GTGAGTGCGGATGAATGTAAATCGGGTGTGTTGCCCAACCTGCTTCTCGGTGGGCCGGGGCGTACGGGAACAACATCCTTGTTCGCATATTTGTCGAGTCATCCATTGGTCTGCGGTTCGCAAAAGAAAGAAACCGGTTATTTTCTCAACCCGCTTTTTAACCAGCCCCTTGCTCCAATAGAAACCTACACAAAATTATTTGCAGGTTTTACCGGTCAAAAGTACGTACTGGAGGCGACCCCTGCGTATCTGCTTGGGGGGAGAAAGGTTGCGGACGCGATAAAAAAGGTGCTTGGGGACTTCAGGGTTGTATTCATCCTCCGAGATCCTGTAGAGCGATATATTTCCGGGTACTGGCATATCCGGAGTAAAGTCTTGCAGGACGAATCTTTGACATGCGATGATTATCTCACCCGCTCACTCGGGGTTACCATTGAATCGCTTCAGGGTTTCGACGATCTCCACTATGCAATTCTTGTGGAGGGAAAGTATGCTGACTACCTTGAGCAGTGGTACGAGGTTGCGGGCGAGGATAGCATCTATATCATGTTTTATGATGATCTTGTCAGGGATCAGCCTGAAACTTTGAGGGAACTGCTTGCCTGGCTCCATCTTCCCCCTGAGGGGATAGCTGAAAGGATGCCGCATTCCAATAAAGCGCTACAGGTACGATCCAGCACGATGCAACAGCTCGCGAGGGCAATTGTCAAAAATGGCGAGCCGTTTCTGCTCAGACACCCAAACTTAAAGCGTGCTTTAAGTGAAATTTATTATGCGGTAAATTCAAAAGGTAAGAGGGAGACCTGCCCTCCACGAATTCGGAGTTATCTTGAGGATTATTACAGAGAGCCGAACAGAAGACTTGGGGTTTTATTGCGGGAGAAAAACACTCCACAGTTGCCGGGTTGGCTGGTGGAGTATTAG
- a CDS encoding glycosyltransferase, with product MKKKLCILLKSLPTGGVEKMMLNLAEGVAERNYQVEIVLFECTGSHIASIPESVNLLGLMPEGKKRGVRKLFAVAKAFRQYVRKNRPDVVISAKEQANLVNVLFRLLCRNSYRSVITRHVPLDGGLVGTDAKPFVIWLYRHILWRADRIVAVSEGIAGEIRSMIPAHAADHVSVICNPVIDSSVFEKASQTLDEQWLEDKKVPLMVASGRLSHQKGFDILLEAVSILREKMVVKLLILGEGEMRERLMDDISRLSLEEDVRLVGFKVNPYPYYKNADVFVMSSRWEGQPLALIEALAMGTRVVSTDCRTGPREILQGGRLGVLVPSEDPRALAEGIEAALRNPANKNLLNMHSETHSPQLAAESFNETEHNIQQYTIPAASAEYDKLFCRLLGVSD from the coding sequence ATGAAAAAGAAACTTTGTATTCTCCTGAAATCTCTGCCGACTGGCGGAGTTGAAAAAATGATGCTTAACCTGGCAGAGGGTGTGGCTGAAAGGAACTACCAGGTCGAGATCGTGTTGTTTGAATGTACGGGTTCCCATATTGCCTCAATTCCTGAATCGGTAAATCTGCTCGGATTGATGCCGGAAGGGAAGAAGCGGGGGGTGAGAAAACTATTTGCTGTAGCAAAGGCCTTCCGGCAGTATGTAAGGAAGAACAGACCCGACGTGGTCATCTCCGCCAAGGAGCAGGCAAATCTCGTAAATGTCCTCTTCAGGTTGCTTTGCCGGAACAGTTATCGTTCGGTTATAACCAGGCATGTGCCCCTGGATGGTGGACTGGTCGGTACGGATGCCAAACCTTTTGTCATCTGGCTCTACAGGCATATTTTATGGAGGGCGGATCGAATCGTTGCCGTTTCCGAAGGTATTGCCGGAGAAATTCGATCAATGATCCCGGCTCATGCGGCAGACCATGTTTCGGTTATCTGTAACCCCGTAATTGACAGCTCGGTATTTGAGAAGGCCTCACAGACGCTCGACGAGCAGTGGCTCGAGGACAAAAAAGTTCCGTTGATGGTGGCATCGGGCAGGCTTTCTCATCAAAAAGGGTTTGATATATTGTTGGAGGCGGTGTCGATCCTCAGGGAAAAAATGGTGGTGAAGCTTCTGATTTTGGGCGAAGGTGAGATGCGCGAGCGGTTAATGGACGATATTTCGCGGCTGTCACTTGAAGAGGATGTGAGGTTGGTGGGATTCAAAGTGAATCCTTACCCATATTACAAGAATGCAGATGTCTTTGTGATGTCGTCCAGGTGGGAGGGTCAGCCACTTGCGCTAATCGAGGCCCTTGCCATGGGAACACGAGTTGTTTCCACAGACTGCAGAACCGGGCCAAGAGAGATATTACAAGGTGGCAGGCTCGGCGTCCTGGTGCCAAGCGAAGACCCGCGAGCACTTGCGGAAGGGATAGAGGCGGCTCTCCGGAACCCTGCGAATAAAAATTTATTGAACATGCATAGCGAAACGCATTCCCCGCAGCTTGCTGCGGAGAGCTTCAATGAGACAGAGCATAACATTCAGCAATACACGATCCCAGCGGCGAGTGCGGAATATGACAAACTGTTTTGTCGCCTTCTGGGTGTTTCGGATTAG
- a CDS encoding flippase: protein MKADGRKVGITNQSLSKRITANFVWSILSEATAKGVFFVTNIYLARSLGVSGFGVFALAQTITYYFWFAVNLGVDMYGIREIARNRTDSSRIINPLFTLRVTSGAVFFLIYAASVALVDMPPEHRVAFIGCGFYLFTQSLYSDWVFKGIEKFKYIAYGSFASSGIFLIAVFFLVRGENDLGRAAFAWSAAGLFGSIILLYILPGKTGITIKPDFNFRVWSSHIRESIYLSISSALLTVYRYLSVLLISFFFTPFEVGIFMAPYRAILAVGTAGVMLPMAFYPALSEMYIRDRMGFRKTQTNLHWIMCAMGIPFAGVGMFFGEEIVLALFGSSYEASVLAFRLLVWLIPLFFLRHSYGFVLIAAGHQRLHNIAVLAGVVCMAVTGIILIPMYSVIGGALALLFSELSILVAIVIFVIKRVWKGSQESFATNEASDTE, encoded by the coding sequence TTGAAAGCGGATGGCCGCAAGGTCGGTATCACCAATCAATCTCTCTCAAAGCGCATAACAGCCAATTTTGTTTGGTCAATCTTGAGTGAGGCGACTGCCAAAGGGGTATTTTTCGTTACCAATATATATCTTGCCAGATCACTCGGAGTTTCCGGTTTTGGGGTCTTTGCACTGGCCCAGACGATCACCTATTATTTCTGGTTTGCAGTCAATCTCGGCGTCGATATGTACGGAATTCGAGAGATTGCCAGAAACAGGACCGACTCCAGCCGGATAATTAATCCGCTTTTCACCTTGAGAGTAACGTCAGGCGCGGTGTTTTTTCTGATTTATGCCGCATCTGTTGCACTTGTCGATATGCCCCCGGAGCATAGAGTTGCTTTTATCGGATGCGGTTTTTATCTGTTCACCCAGTCCCTATATTCCGACTGGGTGTTCAAGGGCATTGAGAAATTCAAATATATTGCCTACGGGAGTTTTGCCTCATCGGGGATTTTTCTGATCGCTGTTTTTTTTCTCGTCAGAGGCGAAAACGATCTGGGCAGGGCCGCATTTGCCTGGTCGGCAGCCGGCCTCTTCGGCTCTATTATCCTGCTCTATATCCTGCCCGGGAAAACCGGGATAACCATCAAGCCTGATTTCAACTTCCGTGTCTGGTCCTCACATATCAGGGAATCAATATATCTCTCCATATCGAGCGCGCTCCTGACTGTTTATCGATATCTGTCGGTACTATTAATAAGCTTTTTCTTTACCCCGTTTGAAGTGGGGATTTTCATGGCTCCCTATAGGGCCATACTTGCCGTGGGCACGGCGGGAGTGATGCTTCCGATGGCTTTTTACCCGGCGCTGTCCGAAATGTACATCAGGGACAGAATGGGCTTCAGGAAAACCCAGACCAACCTGCACTGGATTATGTGTGCCATGGGAATTCCCTTTGCCGGGGTGGGGATGTTCTTCGGTGAAGAGATTGTTCTGGCTCTCTTCGGAAGCAGTTACGAGGCCAGCGTTCTGGCCTTCAGGTTACTCGTCTGGTTGATACCTCTGTTTTTTTTACGACACAGTTATGGGTTTGTTCTTATCGCCGCAGGACATCAGAGATTGCATAATATTGCAGTGCTGGCCGGAGTGGTGTGTATGGCGGTCACGGGCATTATCTTGATCCCGATGTACAGCGTTATCGGCGGTGCTCTAGCTCTCCTTTTTTCGGAGCTGTCTATTCTCGTGGCTATCGTGATATTTGTAATCAAGAGGGTTTGGAAGGGGTCGCAGGAAAGTTTTGCAACGAACGAGGCGTCTGATACGGAATGA
- a CDS encoding multicopper oxidase domain-containing protein: MKRKNFRFIMTASLSVMASFLGAGTAGAYLSPSNPAVLTVDPAQIEHMDPSYLADFTATADSTYVIGPGSIPDYLTSPNWAYSPPLRKFVDTLPLLGTADSNNLGQYIPVAVPDVTSYPGSDYYEIELRQHTEKMHSDLPVTTLREYMQVNRGTDTSGCTVPDPANPLGTDCVGAAEGAAGAGLTGGDNTVLVQTEPHYLGPIIIAEKDRPVRVKFINKLPTGAGGNLFVPVDTSIMGAGPYEIDYDPVTLEPKALTAGDFTQNRGLLHLHGGRTPWISDGTPHQWITPAGEVTDYPTGVSVENVPDMPDPGPGAQTYYWTNQQSSRMMFYHDHAWGITRLNVYVGEAAGYLIREQAERDLIAAGTIPAAEIPLVIQDKTFVDASEIAKTDPTWAWGTNPWDGTPGKAMTPVEGDLWWPHVYMPAQNPFDFSGIAPMGRWAYGPYFWPATNNFFQPIPNPYYDPACDPALPDTPGSFGGFCQAPEIPSSPNPSWGAEAFMDTPTVNGTAYPVLNVDAQAYRFRILNAAHDRFFNLQMYIADDNPPVPVNTPEFPPNVLDPAFSGAGYTGTLANALATGTEVRMVPATGEAVSIAPPGGTILSRPATWPADGRDGGVPDWSWVGPEWVMIGSEGGFLPKPVVIPNNPVDWNVDVTTFNAGNVNTGSLILGPAERADVIVDFSAYAGKTLILYNDAPAPWPALDPHYDYYTDAPDNRAMGGFDTTPVGFGPNTRTIMQIKVSNTAGPGLNMANLVEAFDPADGTSPGVFRNVHDPIIAGQGDMNSSGDPALYEAFAFEGTGFSAYNDNWNTTFPTSYPNWGIARINDKNISFFNPQLGAVQTVTMKAKAIQDEQGETFDEFGRMRAGLGLTQENPGAGQVNFILQSYSDPSSEVLNEDEVQVWKITHNGVDTHPVHFHLFDVQVLNRVGWDGFLRLPDPTEIGWKDTVRISPLEDTIVALKPVTPSMKFGVPESYRPLNPARPIGDTTALSPIDPVTGQAWATPNLNRFMNLDWEYVWHCHILSHEENDMMRPISLQFAELLPGTVLDVAATPSGADNVLTWTDPTPEADPGTLGNHANEVAFRIDRSVNGGAFTFLGFTLANATTYTDTAAPAGSRYHVFAVNAAGSSVLPMGDIVRGLFNNGTWTLDSNGNDVLDAGVDTTFTFGLATDKPIFGDWDGDGTVEVGVFRNGTWYLDTNGNNVLEPGIDVSFRYGIYTDLPVTGDWNNDNITDVGLFRNGTWVLDSNGDRIWNSGTDAVFRFGLTTDTPVTGDWNGDGITDIGVFRNGTWALDSDGNHIWNGGSDALVKFGISTDKPVTGDWNNDGTTEIGTYRNGTWYLDMDGNNAWNAGTDRVLTYGTAGDTPLSLAP; this comes from the coding sequence ATGAAAAGAAAAAATTTCCGTTTTATCATGACCGCTTCATTGTCGGTCATGGCTTCCTTTCTGGGGGCGGGGACGGCAGGGGCGTATCTGAGCCCGAGCAACCCTGCTGTTTTGACAGTCGATCCCGCCCAGATCGAGCATATGGATCCGAGCTACCTTGCCGATTTTACAGCAACTGCGGATTCGACCTACGTTATCGGACCGGGAAGTATTCCGGACTATCTGACGAGTCCCAACTGGGCCTACAGCCCACCGTTGCGGAAATTCGTCGACACACTCCCGTTGCTCGGCACCGCCGACTCAAACAACCTGGGGCAGTACATTCCGGTGGCCGTACCGGATGTGACCTCCTATCCCGGCTCTGACTACTATGAGATCGAGTTGCGGCAGCACACGGAAAAGATGCATTCCGATCTGCCGGTTACGACCTTGCGCGAGTATATGCAGGTCAACAGGGGGACTGATACATCGGGATGTACTGTACCTGATCCGGCCAATCCCCTTGGCACTGACTGTGTCGGCGCTGCTGAAGGCGCTGCCGGTGCAGGTCTTACCGGCGGTGATAATACGGTTCTGGTCCAGACCGAGCCGCATTATCTCGGGCCGATCATTATTGCCGAGAAAGACCGGCCGGTAAGGGTCAAATTTATCAACAAACTTCCTACCGGAGCAGGCGGGAATCTTTTTGTCCCGGTTGATACCTCGATCATGGGCGCCGGTCCTTATGAAATCGATTACGATCCGGTGACTCTGGAGCCCAAGGCCCTGACGGCGGGTGATTTCACCCAGAACCGCGGTCTTCTCCATCTCCATGGCGGACGTACCCCCTGGATCAGTGACGGGACGCCCCATCAATGGATCACTCCTGCAGGCGAGGTGACCGATTACCCCACCGGCGTGAGTGTGGAGAACGTACCCGACATGCCGGACCCCGGCCCTGGCGCCCAGACGTACTACTGGACCAACCAGCAGAGTTCCAGAATGATGTTTTATCATGATCATGCCTGGGGCATTACCCGCCTCAATGTCTATGTCGGCGAGGCTGCCGGGTACCTGATTCGTGAGCAGGCCGAGCGTGATCTGATTGCTGCGGGGACCATTCCTGCCGCCGAGATTCCGCTGGTCATTCAGGACAAAACATTTGTTGACGCCAGTGAAATCGCGAAAACCGACCCGACCTGGGCCTGGGGAACAAATCCCTGGGACGGCACCCCCGGTAAAGCCATGACCCCGGTCGAAGGTGACCTCTGGTGGCCGCATGTGTACATGCCGGCCCAGAACCCCTTTGACTTCAGCGGTATTGCTCCGATGGGGCGCTGGGCGTACGGCCCGTATTTCTGGCCGGCGACCAACAACTTTTTCCAGCCGATCCCGAATCCTTATTACGATCCGGCCTGTGATCCCGCCCTTCCGGATACTCCGGGAAGCTTCGGCGGTTTCTGCCAGGCTCCGGAAATCCCCAGTTCTCCAAACCCTTCATGGGGTGCGGAAGCGTTTATGGACACTCCGACAGTCAACGGCACCGCATATCCGGTGCTGAATGTTGATGCCCAGGCGTATCGGTTCAGGATTCTGAACGCAGCCCATGACCGGTTCTTTAACCTGCAGATGTACATTGCCGACGACAATCCGCCGGTGCCCGTCAATACTCCTGAGTTTCCGCCGAACGTTCTTGATCCCGCATTCTCCGGTGCGGGTTATACCGGTACTTTGGCAAATGCCCTGGCCACCGGGACCGAGGTCAGGATGGTTCCCGCAACCGGCGAAGCTGTCAGCATTGCACCTCCCGGCGGAACCATTCTGTCCAGACCGGCTACCTGGCCTGCAGATGGTCGAGATGGCGGAGTGCCTGACTGGAGCTGGGTCGGACCCGAGTGGGTCATGATCGGCAGCGAGGGCGGATTCCTGCCGAAGCCGGTAGTGATTCCAAACAATCCCGTAGACTGGAATGTTGACGTGACCACCTTTAACGCCGGGAATGTCAATACCGGTTCGCTGATCCTCGGACCGGCGGAAAGGGCGGATGTGATTGTCGACTTCTCTGCCTATGCCGGCAAGACCTTGATTCTGTATAACGATGCTCCGGCTCCCTGGCCGGCCCTTGACCCGCATTACGATTATTACACGGATGCACCGGACAATCGCGCAATGGGCGGCTTTGACACCACTCCGGTGGGATTCGGGCCGAACACCCGGACGATTATGCAGATCAAGGTTTCCAATACTGCAGGTCCCGGTCTGAATATGGCCAACCTGGTCGAGGCCTTCGATCCGGCAGACGGCACATCTCCAGGTGTATTCCGCAATGTCCATGATCCGATTATTGCCGGTCAGGGTGACATGAATTCAAGTGGAGATCCCGCGCTGTACGAAGCGTTTGCCTTCGAAGGCACTGGTTTCAGCGCCTATAACGACAACTGGAACACGACCTTCCCGACATCCTATCCCAATTGGGGTATTGCCCGGATTAATGACAAGAACATTTCCTTCTTCAATCCGCAGCTTGGTGCGGTTCAGACCGTAACCATGAAGGCGAAGGCGATTCAGGACGAGCAGGGTGAAACCTTTGACGAATTCGGCAGGATGCGGGCCGGCCTTGGTCTGACCCAGGAGAATCCGGGGGCGGGGCAGGTCAACTTTATCCTCCAGTCCTACAGTGATCCTTCTTCTGAAGTGTTGAATGAAGATGAGGTCCAGGTCTGGAAGATTACCCACAACGGTGTTGATACCCATCCGGTCCATTTCCACCTTTTCGATGTCCAGGTGTTGAACCGGGTAGGTTGGGACGGTTTCCTCCGTCTGCCCGACCCGACCGAGATTGGCTGGAAAGACACGGTCCGGATCAGCCCGCTGGAAGATACCATCGTTGCCCTGAAGCCGGTGACCCCGTCGATGAAATTCGGTGTCCCGGAGAGCTACCGACCCTTGAATCCTGCGCGGCCGATAGGCGACACCACTGCATTGTCTCCGATTGATCCGGTTACCGGGCAGGCCTGGGCGACTCCAAACCTCAATCGTTTCATGAATCTCGACTGGGAATACGTCTGGCACTGCCATATCCTCAGCCATGAGGAGAACGACATGATGCGCCCGATCAGCCTCCAGTTTGCCGAGCTTCTTCCGGGAACGGTCCTTGATGTGGCAGCAACCCCAAGTGGGGCGGACAATGTCCTGACCTGGACCGACCCGACCCCTGAAGCAGATCCAGGCACACTCGGAAATCATGCCAATGAGGTTGCCTTCCGGATTGATCGTTCCGTCAATGGCGGCGCGTTCACCTTCCTTGGCTTCACACTGGCCAACGCAACCACCTATACTGATACGGCAGCTCCTGCCGGCAGCAGATACCATGTCTTCGCCGTCAATGCCGCCGGCTCTTCAGTATTGCCGATGGGTGATATTGTGAGAGGCCTTTTCAACAATGGCACATGGACCCTGGACTCAAACGGTAACGATGTGCTTGATGCGGGTGTTGATACAACCTTCACCTTCGGTCTCGCCACCGACAAACCCATCTTCGGTGATTGGGACGGTGACGGAACCGTCGAAGTCGGCGTATTCCGCAACGGTACCTGGTATCTTGACACAAACGGTAACAATGTATTGGAACCGGGAATCGATGTGTCTTTCAGGTACGGTATTTACACCGACTTGCCTGTTACCGGCGATTGGAACAACGATAATATTACGGATGTTGGTTTGTTCCGTAACGGAACCTGGGTGCTTGATTCCAACGGCGACCGTATTTGGAATTCTGGGACTGATGCCGTGTTCAGGTTCGGTTTGACCACCGACACACCTGTTACCGGTGATTGGAATGGCGATGGAATCACCGATATCGGTGTATTCCGTAACGGTACCTGGGCTCTTGATTCTGACGGAAACCACATTTGGAATGGTGGAAGCGATGCGTTGGTCAAGTTCGGTATTTCTACCGACAAACCCGTTACCGGCGATTGGAACAACGATGGGACCACCGAAATCGGCACCTATCGTAACGGCACCTGGTATCTCGACATGGATGGGAATAACGCATGGAATGCCGGGACTGACAGGGTGCTTACTTACGGAACAGCCGGCGATACACCACTTTCCCTGGCTCCGTAA
- a CDS encoding amino acid ABC transporter substrate-binding protein, which translates to MNISVTTLLAGLARIAVFQGVLLLLVGWAPSSSAASAETSFTPEQILSLGEKMYREGILPSGEPMKAFVSGDIPVSGASFTCVSCHLRSGLGSVEGEIATPPTNGRILYAPRESYIKGFEHVPSFHNYAVYFQPRPAYTDESLAELISGGIDPSGRSVKQVMPIYDLGDQEMAILIAYLKTLSDQPSPGVSDGMIRFATVIVEGADPLAVESMIAPIEFAVSRKNSLTTASEANDRVGRMGYNMLGPDLLKKRFSLARWTLKGPADTWRAQLDAYYQAEPVFAILGGISNGDWEPIHRFCEENRIPNLLPIVDYPVLSDTDWYTLYLSRGVRLEGETAARYLHGMYDLFNGRAIVQVSRDSRKGQAMAAGFNEIWAGAGHPAAVEIILKEGEQFSGERLRKIIAELKPAALLVWDDASALAAFEGLADIADRPGVIVASGTDVGKSLWEVPEQLRDLLYFTYPYRLPQEDARYDISVRKVLVGKPAADYDSKIVKQSNITNELLGKALMDMRGEYYRDFFLDVIGMMRDQYYPLYERVSFGPGQRYASKGCFVVQLGKGDQPQLERRSEWVLQ; encoded by the coding sequence ATGAATATTTCCGTTACTACTTTGCTGGCAGGTCTTGCACGGATTGCCGTTTTCCAGGGCGTGCTCCTGTTATTGGTTGGCTGGGCTCCCTCATCCTCTGCCGCGTCCGCCGAAACGTCCTTCACTCCCGAGCAGATCCTGAGTCTCGGGGAAAAGATGTACCGCGAGGGCATTCTCCCTTCCGGCGAGCCGATGAAGGCCTTTGTTTCCGGTGACATACCCGTTTCCGGAGCTTCATTTACCTGCGTCAGCTGCCACCTGCGCAGCGGCCTCGGCTCGGTGGAAGGGGAGATCGCAACCCCGCCCACCAACGGCAGGATCCTCTATGCGCCTCGCGAGTCATATATCAAGGGCTTTGAGCATGTCCCGTCCTTTCATAACTATGCCGTTTATTTTCAGCCCCGCCCCGCCTATACCGATGAATCCCTGGCCGAGCTGATTTCCGGCGGCATCGACCCGTCCGGTCGTTCGGTAAAGCAGGTCATGCCGATTTATGATCTGGGCGACCAGGAGATGGCGATTCTGATCGCCTACCTTAAAACCCTCTCCGACCAACCGTCGCCCGGGGTGAGTGACGGGATGATCAGGTTCGCGACGGTGATTGTCGAGGGAGCCGACCCGCTGGCTGTTGAGTCGATGATTGCGCCGATTGAATTTGCCGTCAGCCGCAAAAACAGCCTGACGACCGCCTCTGAAGCCAATGACCGGGTGGGGCGCATGGGATACAACATGCTGGGTCCGGACCTTCTGAAAAAAAGGTTTTCCCTGGCCCGCTGGACCCTGAAAGGACCGGCTGACACCTGGCGCGCCCAGCTGGACGCCTACTACCAGGCAGAACCGGTGTTCGCCATTCTCGGCGGAATCTCGAACGGCGATTGGGAACCGATCCATCGTTTCTGCGAAGAGAACCGGATTCCGAACCTGCTGCCGATTGTCGATTATCCGGTATTGAGCGATACGGACTGGTACACCCTGTATCTCTCCCGCGGGGTCCGCCTGGAAGGGGAAACCGCAGCACGCTATCTTCATGGCATGTATGACCTCTTCAACGGCCGGGCGATTGTCCAGGTGAGCCGTGACAGCAGAAAGGGACAGGCTATGGCTGCCGGCTTCAATGAAATTTGGGCCGGCGCCGGGCATCCGGCCGCTGTCGAGATCATCCTGAAAGAGGGGGAGCAATTCTCCGGAGAGCGGCTGCGGAAGATCATAGCCGAACTGAAACCGGCAGCGCTCCTTGTCTGGGACGACGCTTCCGCGCTGGCCGCCTTCGAAGGGCTGGCCGATATCGCAGACCGCCCCGGGGTGATCGTGGCCTCGGGAACGGATGTCGGGAAATCCCTGTGGGAAGTTCCGGAGCAACTGCGGGATCTCCTCTATTTCACCTATCCCTACCGGCTCCCGCAGGAAGACGCGCGTTACGACATCTCGGTCAGAAAGGTATTGGTCGGAAAACCGGCGGCTGATTATGACTCGAAAATCGTCAAGCAGTCAAACATCACCAATGAACTGCTCGGCAAGGCGCTGATGGATATGCGCGGGGAATATTATCGGGACTTTTTCCTTGATGTCATCGGGATGATGCGTGATCAGTACTATCCGCTTTACGAGCGGGTAAGTTTTGGCCCGGGCCAGCGCTATGCATCCAAAGGGTGCTTTGTTGTCCAGCTTGGCAAGGGAGATCAGCCGCAACTGGAGCGCCGCAGTGAATGGGTACTGCAATGA